A region of Procambarus clarkii isolate CNS0578487 chromosome 48, FALCON_Pclarkii_2.0, whole genome shotgun sequence DNA encodes the following proteins:
- the LOC123764651 gene encoding uncharacterized protein: MTEPSRTPSSTNPPNYNLPASPSTQPATSPPSALPPSAPPPSAPPPSAPLPSAPPLSTLPPSAPPPSAPPSSRLSTTFKWKQTADNPPSAGHYFLALFPVSGNVNVGITRCESPCESPCESTCESPCESTCESPCESPCESPCESTCESPCESPCESTCESPL, translated from the coding sequence ATGACAGAGCCCTCCCGCACACCATCATCCACCAACCCACCTAACTATAACTTGCCAGCCTCCCCCTCCACCCAACCTGCCACGTCTCCTCCGTCAGCCTTGCCACCGTCAGCCCCGCCGCCGTCAGCCCCGCCGCCGTCAGCCCCGTTGCCATCAGCGCCGCCGCTGTCAACGCTGCCACCGTCAGCGCCGCCGCCGTCAGCGCCGCCATCGTCAAGGCTCTCAACAACCTTTAAGTGGAAGCAAACGGCTGACAATCCTCCTTCAGCCGGTCATTATTTCTTAGCATTATTTCCTGTGTCAGGAAATGTTAACGTTGGGATTACCCGCTGTGAGAGCCCCTGTGAGAGCCCCTGTGAGAGCACCTGTGAGAGCCCCTGCGAGAGCACCTGTGAGAGCCCCTGTGAGAGCCCCTGTGAGAGCCCCTGTGAGAGCACCTGTGAGAGCCCCTGTGAGAGCCCCTGTGAGAGCACCTGTGAGAGCCCCCTGTGA